One window of the Candidatus Chryseobacterium colombiense genome contains the following:
- the ssb gene encoding single-stranded DNA-binding protein has product MSLRNKVTLIGYTGKEVEITNFENGNIKTSVSLATNDHYTNAKGEKVEETQWHNLVAFGKTAEIFQKYVPKGKEIAIEGKLTYRSYDDKDGVKKYITEIRVDEILLLGSK; this is encoded by the coding sequence ATGTCACTAAGAAACAAAGTAACATTAATTGGTTACACAGGAAAAGAAGTTGAAATTACAAACTTCGAAAACGGAAATATCAAGACAAGTGTGTCTTTAGCTACGAATGATCATTACACCAACGCAAAAGGAGAGAAGGTGGAGGAAACTCAATGGCACAATCTGGTAGCATTTGGTAAAACAGCTGAGATTTTCCAGAAATATGTTCCTAAAGGAAAAGAAATTGCCATAGAGGGAAAATTAACATATAGATCGTATGATGACAAAGATGGGGTAAAGAAATATATTACAGAAATAAGAGTAGATGAGATCTTACTTTTAGGAAGTAAATAA
- a CDS encoding HRDC domain-containing protein, which produces MKVKVLKVRIAEEFLRIDQKNIDQFLSEHQILNVETAFVHDENFWSVIFYYDEVKHSVNSVKDSKPVKYSAEDEPLNEDDVKILDALKLWRSEKAKEQNLPSYFIATNKELTSVAKYKPAKKEELLDIKGFGKHKIENYGEEILDILESI; this is translated from the coding sequence ATGAAAGTTAAAGTTTTAAAAGTTAGAATTGCAGAAGAATTTTTACGGATCGATCAAAAAAATATTGATCAGTTTCTGAGTGAGCATCAAATACTAAACGTTGAAACTGCTTTTGTACATGATGAAAATTTTTGGTCGGTCATCTTTTATTATGATGAAGTAAAACATTCGGTAAACAGTGTAAAAGATTCTAAACCTGTAAAATATTCTGCAGAAGATGAACCTCTGAATGAAGATGATGTTAAAATATTAGATGCATTAAAATTATGGAGATCTGAAAAAGCTAAAGAACAAAATCTACCGTCTTATTTTATTGCAACTAATAAAGAACTGACTTCTGTTGCTAAATATAAACCAGCTAAAAAAGAAGAATTATTAGATATTAAAGGTTTCGGAAAACATAAAATTGAAAACTATGGAGAAGAAATTTTAGACATTTTAGAAAGTATATAA
- the hisS gene encoding histidine--tRNA ligase, giving the protein MKPSLAKGTRDFTALEVSRRRYIINILQKNFELFGFQPLETPSFENLSTLTGKYGEEGDRLIFKILNSGEYTSKVNQEDWENKNHQKLTSQISDKALRYDLTVPFARFVAMNQGKLTFPYKRYQIQPVWRADRPQKGRFREFYQCDADVVGSESLWQEVELVQLYLKSFSQLNVSVTIHINNRKILSGLAEYAGITDKLIDFTVALDKLDKIEKDGVVKELLERGITQDSIDKLDFLFNQSNDALENLLQLKEKFEGNETGLKGVEELEFVLTQSVNLGVDIQNLVFDITLARGLDYYTGAIFEVKADEAQMGSIGGGGRYDNLTEVFGVINVPGIGISFGLDRIYLVMEELNLFPQEAAANIEYLFANFGGEETLEALKLISQLREKGISAELYPENAKLNKQFTYAEKKGIKNLVFLGEEEIGNSTVRLKNLETGEQKIISLQEFLA; this is encoded by the coding sequence ATGAAACCAAGTTTAGCGAAAGGAACGAGAGACTTTACAGCTTTAGAAGTTTCCAGAAGAAGATACATTATCAATATTTTACAGAAAAATTTTGAATTATTTGGTTTTCAGCCATTAGAAACGCCTAGTTTTGAAAACCTGTCTACATTGACTGGGAAATATGGTGAAGAAGGAGACCGTTTAATTTTTAAAATTTTAAATTCAGGTGAATACACTTCAAAAGTGAATCAGGAAGACTGGGAAAATAAAAACCATCAGAAACTGACTTCTCAGATCTCGGATAAAGCTCTTCGTTATGATCTTACTGTGCCTTTTGCAAGATTTGTGGCTATGAATCAAGGAAAACTTACATTTCCTTATAAACGTTACCAGATTCAGCCGGTTTGGCGAGCAGATCGTCCTCAAAAAGGAAGATTCAGAGAGTTTTATCAGTGCGATGCAGATGTTGTGGGAAGTGAAAGTCTTTGGCAGGAAGTGGAGCTGGTCCAGTTGTACTTAAAGTCTTTTTCACAGCTTAATGTTTCAGTAACCATTCATATCAATAACCGAAAAATTCTTTCGGGCTTAGCAGAATATGCAGGAATCACGGATAAACTGATAGATTTTACTGTAGCTTTAGATAAGTTGGACAAAATTGAGAAAGATGGAGTCGTAAAAGAACTATTAGAAAGAGGAATTACTCAAGATTCGATTGATAAATTGGATTTCCTTTTTAATCAATCCAACGATGCATTAGAAAATCTTCTTCAACTGAAAGAAAAATTTGAAGGCAATGAAACCGGATTAAAAGGAGTAGAAGAATTAGAATTTGTACTTACGCAATCTGTTAATTTAGGTGTTGATATCCAGAATCTTGTTTTTGATATTACTTTGGCAAGAGGTTTAGATTATTATACCGGAGCTATTTTCGAAGTAAAAGCTGATGAAGCCCAAATGGGATCCATTGGCGGTGGCGGAAGATATGATAACCTTACCGAAGTGTTTGGAGTGATAAATGTCCCCGGAATAGGAATCTCATTTGGTTTGGACAGGATTTATCTGGTTATGGAAGAGCTTAACCTTTTCCCTCAAGAAGCAGCAGCCAATATTGAATATCTGTTTGCTAATTTTGGAGGTGAAGAAACGCTGGAAGCTTTGAAATTGATTAGTCAACTAAGAGAAAAAGGAATTTCGGCAGAGCTGTATCCTGAAAATGCAAAACTGAACAAGCAATTCACCTATGCGGAAAAGAAGGGAATTAAAAACCTGGTTTTCTTAGGGGAAGAAGAAATAGGAAATTCAACTGTAAGATTAAAAAATTTAGAAACAGGTGAACAAAAAATCATTTCTCTACAAGAATTTTTAGCATAG
- a CDS encoding TerD family protein, which produces MLNLKKGDFFTLKKNTGQNLTDFCLGVSWGQVKLPLPFYLSLFNRKSLTEIDLELTCIMFDKNGNKLDWIHSPKYNSWLIQNNFPLGKLSSKDEALKHQENDNSSLESSDKKLIKINIEKISTDIDQIFFYLHINPRKIKTIDFSLVPFVTAQIFEGNIHQIKTKHCQFEIPKSSESVKKGTLLVGRLFKISHEWKFEAIGKNLSDKKYAMEKKEYEYFS; this is translated from the coding sequence ATGTTAAATTTAAAAAAAGGAGATTTTTTTACTCTAAAAAAAAACACTGGACAAAATCTTACTGACTTCTGTTTAGGAGTTAGTTGGGGACAGGTGAAATTACCTCTGCCTTTTTATCTAAGCCTTTTTAACAGAAAAAGTTTAACAGAAATTGATCTTGAATTAACTTGTATTATGTTTGATAAAAATGGAAACAAACTTGACTGGATCCATTCTCCAAAATACAACAGCTGGCTTATTCAGAATAATTTTCCATTAGGAAAGCTTTCTTCTAAAGATGAAGCCTTGAAACATCAGGAAAATGATAATTCTTCTTTAGAAAGTTCTGACAAGAAATTAATCAAAATAAATATTGAAAAGATCAGTACCGATATTGATCAAATCTTTTTTTATCTCCATATTAATCCTAGAAAAATTAAAACAATAGATTTTTCTCTTGTACCTTTTGTAACAGCTCAGATATTTGAAGGAAATATCCATCAAATCAAGACAAAACATTGTCAATTTGAAATACCAAAGAGCAGTGAATCGGTAAAAAAGGGCACGTTACTTGTGGGAAGACTTTTTAAAATAAGTCATGAATGGAAATTTGAAGCAATCGGTAAAAACTTGTCGGATAAAAAATATGCTATGGAGAAAAAAGAATATGAGTATTTTTCATAA
- a CDS encoding class I SAM-dependent methyltransferase has product MENYLEINRKSWDAKVEFHLQSDFYFVDEFMKGRTSLNSIELELLGDIRDKKILHLQCHFGQDSISLSRMGAKVTGIDLSDKAIETAKDLAQKCGTDTEFICSDVYSLPDFLNEKYDIIFTSYGTIGWLPDLKKWADIINYFLKENGKFVMAEFHPVVWMFDDDFTKVVYNYFNEKPIIETYEGTYADQSADLKQKYIMWNHSLEEVIQNLIKNGIELQDFHEYDWSPYRCFKHVEEFEKGKWRIPQFGNKIPLVYSLKAQKKPSL; this is encoded by the coding sequence ATGGAGAATTATCTGGAAATCAATAGAAAATCTTGGGATGCAAAAGTAGAATTTCATCTACAATCAGATTTTTATTTTGTAGATGAATTTATGAAGGGAAGAACGTCTCTAAACTCGATAGAACTTGAGCTTTTGGGAGATATTAGGGATAAAAAAATATTGCATTTACAATGTCATTTTGGGCAGGATTCAATTTCCTTATCGAGAATGGGAGCAAAGGTTACAGGGATCGATTTATCGGATAAAGCTATTGAAACAGCTAAAGATTTAGCTCAAAAATGTGGAACGGATACAGAATTTATTTGCAGTGATGTATATAGCCTCCCTGATTTTTTAAATGAAAAATACGATATTATTTTTACCAGTTACGGAACAATTGGCTGGTTACCGGATTTAAAAAAGTGGGCGGACATTATCAATTATTTTCTGAAAGAAAACGGGAAATTTGTTATGGCAGAATTTCATCCTGTTGTTTGGATGTTTGATGATGATTTTACTAAAGTAGTATATAATTATTTTAATGAAAAACCCATAATAGAAACCTATGAAGGAACTTATGCCGATCAGTCTGCAGATCTTAAACAGAAGTACATCATGTGGAACCATTCTTTAGAAGAAGTGATTCAGAACTTGATAAAAAATGGTATTGAATTACAGGATTTTCATGAATATGACTGGTCACCTTATCGTTGTTTCAAACATGTGGAAGAATTTGAGAAAGGAAAGTGGAGAATTCCTCAATTCGGAAACAAAATTCCTTTAGTCTATTCTTTAAAAGCACAGAAAAAGCCATCATTATGA
- a CDS encoding YtxH domain-containing protein has product MGNKTNGLLALLGLGALAYWKYKKSTPEEQQAVKDKINSAKDNLNKWGNDIKNKANEVASQVQDKVDETKAKVQDSNF; this is encoded by the coding sequence ATGGGAAATAAAACAAATGGCTTATTAGCGTTATTAGGTTTAGGAGCTTTAGCATATTGGAAGTATAAGAAATCTACTCCGGAAGAGCAGCAGGCTGTAAAAGATAAAATCAATTCAGCAAAAGATAATCTTAACAAATGGGGGAATGATATAAAAAATAAAGCTAATGAGGTAGCTTCTCAGGTTCAGGATAAAGTGGATGAAACTAAAGCAAAAGTTCAGGATTCCAACTTTTAA
- the glgB gene encoding 1,4-alpha-glucan branching protein GlgB, translated as MNSVKTYTLFTDHDIYLFKEGKHYRLYEKFGSHSVNKEVVSGVYFSVWAPHATKVSVIGDFNKWNSTDHILYPRWDESGIWEGFIEGLEWGTLYKYAIETAHGEILEKSDPYALSWEQNIQAASLVSTNWYEWNDKEWMQHRWRKNNIEAPISVYELHLGSWRKSESNNFLNYRDIAKELIPYVKDMGFTHVEFMPVMEYPYDPSWGYQITGFYAATSRFGSPQDLMFLIDELHKQNIGVILDWVPSHFPGDANGLHRFDGTCLYEHEDPRKGFHPDWKSYIFNYGRNEVKSFLISNAMFWLDRYHIDGLRVDAVTSMLHLDYSRNEGEWEPNIFGGNVNLEAKAFLQEFNTAVYKEFGNAIITIAEESSDFPMLTKPVHDGGVGFGMKWMMGWMHDTLDYFEEEFTNRKYNHHKLTFASMYMYNENYMMPLSHDEVVHGKSSLIYKMVGDEWQKFANLRTLFVYMYTHPGAKLLFMGDEFGQTSEWDFTKSLDWDLLQYPVHKGLQTLVKDLHSIYKDCPAFYENQFQKDGFEWIEADDLENSVYIYLRKGKKRDDVFMIILNLLPKVIDYKIGVKAGTHWEVIFNSDDERYSGSGVEPEVFGEQYEEYMRHPKSIALKLPPLAGVILKQTKDKKYKNHRSKFRK; from the coding sequence ATGAATTCTGTTAAAACATATACTCTTTTTACGGACCATGATATTTATCTTTTTAAAGAAGGTAAACACTATCGGCTATATGAAAAATTCGGTTCGCATTCGGTAAATAAAGAAGTAGTTTCTGGCGTTTATTTTTCAGTTTGGGCTCCTCATGCAACGAAGGTTTCTGTAATAGGAGATTTCAATAAGTGGAACTCAACAGATCATATTCTATATCCACGGTGGGATGAATCCGGAATCTGGGAAGGATTTATTGAAGGATTAGAATGGGGAACTTTATATAAATATGCCATTGAAACAGCTCATGGTGAAATTTTGGAAAAAAGTGATCCTTATGCATTGAGCTGGGAACAGAATATACAGGCAGCTTCTTTGGTTTCTACTAACTGGTACGAATGGAATGATAAAGAATGGATGCAACACAGGTGGAGAAAAAACAACATAGAGGCTCCGATTTCTGTGTATGAATTGCATTTGGGCTCCTGGAGAAAAAGTGAATCCAATAATTTTCTGAATTATAGAGATATTGCGAAAGAATTGATTCCTTATGTTAAAGATATGGGATTTACCCATGTGGAATTCATGCCGGTAATGGAATATCCCTATGATCCGAGTTGGGGATATCAGATTACAGGCTTTTATGCGGCAACTTCACGTTTTGGTTCTCCTCAGGACTTAATGTTTTTAATTGATGAACTTCACAAGCAGAATATAGGAGTTATTTTAGACTGGGTTCCGTCTCATTTTCCGGGAGATGCGAATGGTCTTCACAGGTTTGATGGAACTTGTTTATACGAACATGAAGATCCCAGAAAGGGTTTTCATCCGGATTGGAAATCTTATATTTTCAATTATGGAAGAAATGAAGTAAAATCATTCTTAATTTCAAATGCCATGTTCTGGTTAGATCGGTATCATATAGACGGATTACGGGTGGATGCAGTTACTTCTATGCTTCATCTCGATTATTCAAGGAATGAAGGAGAATGGGAACCCAATATTTTTGGAGGGAATGTAAATCTTGAAGCGAAAGCTTTCTTGCAGGAATTTAATACTGCTGTTTATAAAGAATTTGGTAATGCCATTATCACTATCGCAGAAGAAAGTTCAGACTTTCCAATGCTGACAAAACCTGTTCATGACGGAGGAGTCGGTTTCGGAATGAAATGGATGATGGGCTGGATGCATGATACGCTGGATTATTTTGAAGAAGAGTTTACAAACAGAAAATATAATCATCATAAGCTTACGTTTGCTTCCATGTATATGTATAATGAAAATTATATGATGCCATTGTCTCATGACGAAGTTGTTCATGGGAAGTCGAGCCTTATTTATAAAATGGTTGGAGATGAGTGGCAAAAATTCGCCAATCTCCGTACATTATTTGTTTATATGTATACTCATCCCGGGGCAAAACTTCTTTTTATGGGCGATGAGTTTGGGCAGACCAGTGAATGGGATTTTACTAAAAGCCTGGATTGGGATTTGTTACAATATCCTGTTCATAAGGGATTGCAAACACTAGTTAAAGACCTTCACTCTATTTATAAAGATTGCCCTGCCTTTTATGAAAACCAGTTCCAGAAAGATGGTTTCGAATGGATTGAAGCAGATGACCTGGAAAATTCGGTATACATATACCTGAGAAAAGGGAAAAAACGAGATGATGTTTTTATGATCATCCTTAATCTTTTACCTAAAGTTATCGATTATAAAATAGGAGTGAAAGCAGGAACACATTGGGAAGTAATTTTCAATTCAGATGATGAACGATATTCAGGAAGCGGAGTAGAGCCGGAAGTATTCGGTGAACAATATGAAGAGTATATGCGTCATCCGAAGTCAATAGCCTTAAAATTACCACCTCTTGCAGGGGTTATCCTGAAACAGACAAAAGACAAGAAGTACAAAAACCATAGAAGTAAATTTAGAAAATAA
- a CDS encoding glycogen/starch synthase has protein sequence MTIYHLSTECYPVAKVGGLADVVGALPKYQNKIKGIDSKVVMPWYNKSFIYNHEFDIVFDGFIHQGPNMLQVQVLKEKTNALGFELFMVKIPGLLDRENPYGYADENFQFIAFQHGVLHWLSAMEIRPDVLHCHDYHTGLIPFMTEHCPEFAFLKGVKTIGTIHNGEYQGNMNWEMAKYIPSFDYYKWGLLDWKGQINPLATMIKCCNAFTTVSEGYLEELFISFRGLESLVRQEFGKAYGIINGIDNEVWDPETDPMLDFNYNIENVVERKKKNKEKICKEYNLKPELPLFAFIGRFAGEKGADLLPDMVWRSIKQSYGALNIIILGSGDPYIENKLKECDATYTNFALDLGYKEQLSHKIYASADFLLMPSRVEPCGLNQMYSMRYGTIPVVRYTGGLKDTVADISTGGAGINFAFPGVDDMIHAMNRALSLYNQKEVMTDLIHANMSFDFAWEKSAEKYLKLYGNS, from the coding sequence ATGACCATATATCATCTAAGTACAGAATGTTATCCTGTAGCAAAAGTAGGAGGATTGGCAGATGTTGTAGGCGCTCTCCCCAAATATCAGAACAAAATAAAAGGAATTGATTCAAAAGTGGTTATGCCTTGGTATAACAAATCTTTTATATACAATCATGAGTTTGACATAGTTTTTGATGGGTTCATTCATCAGGGGCCGAATATGCTTCAGGTGCAGGTATTAAAGGAGAAAACCAACGCTTTGGGATTTGAATTGTTCATGGTTAAGATTCCAGGACTTTTAGATCGGGAAAATCCTTATGGTTATGCTGATGAGAACTTTCAGTTTATTGCTTTTCAACATGGTGTTTTACATTGGTTGAGTGCAATGGAAATTCGTCCGGATGTATTGCATTGTCACGATTATCATACAGGATTAATCCCTTTTATGACTGAGCATTGTCCTGAATTTGCTTTTTTGAAAGGAGTAAAAACGATAGGTACGATACATAATGGCGAATATCAGGGAAATATGAACTGGGAGATGGCTAAATATATCCCGTCGTTTGATTACTATAAATGGGGACTTTTAGACTGGAAAGGTCAGATTAATCCATTGGCAACAATGATTAAGTGTTGCAATGCATTTACTACGGTTTCGGAAGGATATTTAGAAGAACTGTTTATAAGTTTCAGAGGGTTGGAAAGTCTGGTCCGTCAGGAATTTGGAAAAGCATATGGTATCATCAACGGAATAGATAATGAAGTTTGGGATCCTGAAACCGACCCTATGCTGGACTTTAATTACAATATAGAAAATGTTGTTGAACGAAAGAAAAAGAATAAAGAAAAAATCTGTAAAGAATACAACCTGAAGCCAGAGCTTCCTCTATTTGCTTTTATTGGTCGTTTTGCAGGAGAAAAAGGAGCGGATTTATTACCGGATATGGTTTGGAGGAGTATAAAGCAAAGTTACGGAGCTTTAAATATTATTATTTTAGGATCAGGAGATCCTTATATTGAAAATAAATTGAAGGAATGTGATGCTACATATACCAATTTTGCATTAGATTTGGGATATAAGGAGCAGCTTTCTCATAAAATATATGCGTCAGCAGATTTTTTATTAATGCCATCAAGGGTAGAGCCTTGTGGTTTGAACCAGATGTATTCAATGAGATACGGAACAATTCCTGTCGTAAGATATACAGGAGGTTTAAAAGATACTGTAGCTGATATTTCTACGGGAGGAGCGGGAATTAATTTTGCTTTTCCTGGAGTAGATGATATGATTCATGCTATGAACAGGGCATTAAGTCTTTATAATCAAAAAGAAGTCATGACAGATCTTATTCATGCCAATATGAGCTTTGATTTTGCGTGGGAAAAATCTGCAGAGAAGTATTTAAAATTATATGGTAATAGTTAA
- a CDS encoding glucose-1-phosphate adenylyltransferase, with protein sequence MNRNVISIVLGGGRGTRLFPLTFTRSKPAVPIAGKYRLVDIPISNCLNSGLNKILVLTQFNSASLNSHIKNSYHFDIFSKGFVDILAAEQNVENDNWYQGTADAVRQSMKHLEKYDYDYILILSGDQLYQMDFREMLDFHIENGSDVTIATIPVHAKDATGFGILSSDDEGNITSFVEKPALDALDNLKSEVSEENKHKGKEYLASMGIYIFTKSILKKMFDEGAGDDFGKDIIPSSIGKYKTMSYQYEGYWTDIGTIESFYEANLDLCQDLPQFNLFSTSPIYTRARMLPPSKINGSYVSKAIFGDGCIIMADKIENSIIGNRTRIDKGSTIVNSYIMGSDFYQNTDEILKNNKKGNPNMGVGKYCYIEKAILDKNSYIGDNVRIIGGKHLKDGDYGTYSVQDGIVVVKKGAVLPPGTHIG encoded by the coding sequence ATGAATCGCAATGTAATTTCTATTGTTCTTGGAGGGGGAAGAGGAACAAGACTTTTTCCGTTGACCTTTACAAGATCAAAGCCGGCTGTTCCTATCGCAGGAAAATACAGATTGGTGGATATTCCTATTTCAAATTGTTTAAACTCGGGACTGAATAAAATACTGGTATTAACACAGTTTAATTCAGCATCTCTTAATTCACATATCAAGAACTCATATCATTTTGATATTTTCAGTAAAGGATTTGTTGATATCCTGGCTGCAGAACAAAACGTAGAGAACGATAATTGGTATCAGGGAACTGCAGATGCCGTTCGCCAGTCGATGAAGCATCTGGAAAAATATGATTATGATTATATTCTGATTCTTTCCGGAGACCAGTTGTACCAGATGGATTTTAGAGAAATGCTCGATTTTCATATTGAAAATGGGAGTGATGTTACCATTGCAACGATTCCTGTACATGCTAAAGATGCAACAGGTTTCGGAATTTTAAGCTCTGATGATGAAGGAAATATTACTTCTTTTGTAGAAAAGCCTGCTCTTGATGCTTTAGACAATTTAAAATCTGAAGTTTCGGAAGAAAATAAACATAAAGGGAAAGAATATCTCGCTTCCATGGGGATTTATATCTTTACAAAAAGCATTCTTAAAAAAATGTTTGATGAAGGAGCCGGAGACGACTTTGGAAAAGATATTATTCCAAGCTCAATTGGGAAATATAAAACCATGAGTTATCAGTATGAAGGTTATTGGACAGATATTGGTACTATTGAGTCCTTTTATGAAGCCAATTTAGATTTATGTCAGGATCTGCCGCAATTCAACTTATTTTCTACTTCTCCAATCTATACAAGAGCGAGAATGTTGCCTCCTTCAAAAATTAATGGTTCCTATGTAAGCAAGGCGATATTTGGAGACGGATGTATCATTATGGCTGATAAAATTGAAAATTCAATCATAGGAAACCGTACAAGAATTGATAAAGGCAGCACAATTGTGAATTCTTACATTATGGGTTCGGATTTTTATCAAAATACAGATGAAATTCTGAAAAATAATAAAAAAGGAAATCCCAATATGGGTGTTGGAAAGTATTGCTATATTGAAAAGGCAATTTTGGACAAAAACTCATATATAGGAGATAATGTGAGGATTATAGGAGGGAAACATTTAAAAGATGGAGACTATGGAACTTATTCTGTTCAGGACGGAATTGTAGTGGTGAAAAAAGGTGCCGTTTTACCTCCGGGAACTCATATCGGATAA
- a CDS encoding polyketide cyclase, with product MRFFKILAVLIVLLVGAYASSMYFFVEENKNFQIEKEIDYPLDKVFSQFNNLQHFTRWNNFFTSSQSINIDYYTPYEGKGSSISYVDTKNDREGEMFIRYENPNKTLKYQLFEDENENPTLVDVKFKAVSPERTKIIWYVHTPKLSVLRRVENFWTEDRFAENIDKSMANLKNVLGNKVEKDHQMAAIKYDSLMVEKEEEKILLGINISTSNKKDALYKNVVMNYNKVYNYVTMDLGKKEDEFGYPVLITDADNYKDKEVSYFIGIPLSKKIGVTDNNFSFRTINPTQDYVVYYKGNYAGRIQAIQQLIQKAKKDEMRFGDIRQTFIERPMDDQNVNMKLSLSVYK from the coding sequence ATGCGTTTTTTCAAGATTTTAGCTGTACTTATTGTTCTTTTGGTGGGAGCTTATGCTTCTTCCATGTATTTTTTTGTAGAGGAAAATAAAAATTTTCAAATTGAAAAAGAAATTGATTATCCCTTAGATAAAGTCTTTTCTCAATTCAACAACCTGCAGCATTTTACCCGTTGGAACAATTTTTTTACGAGCTCTCAAAGCATAAATATAGATTATTACACCCCTTACGAAGGAAAAGGGAGTTCAATAAGCTATGTAGATACTAAAAACGACAGGGAAGGGGAAATGTTTATCCGCTATGAAAACCCAAATAAAACTTTAAAATATCAGCTTTTTGAAGATGAAAATGAAAATCCTACGCTAGTTGATGTGAAATTTAAAGCAGTTTCTCCCGAAAGAACTAAAATTATATGGTATGTTCATACGCCTAAGCTTTCGGTACTGAGAAGAGTTGAAAACTTTTGGACAGAAGATAGATTTGCCGAAAATATTGATAAAAGTATGGCAAACCTGAAGAATGTTTTAGGCAATAAAGTAGAAAAAGACCATCAGATGGCTGCTATAAAATACGACAGTCTTATGGTTGAAAAAGAGGAAGAGAAAATATTACTCGGAATTAATATCAGTACCTCCAATAAAAAAGATGCTTTATATAAAAACGTGGTTATGAACTATAACAAAGTTTATAACTATGTAACCATGGATTTGGGTAAAAAAGAAGACGAATTCGGCTACCCTGTTTTGATAACAGATGCAGACAATTACAAAGATAAAGAGGTTTCTTATTTTATCGGAATTCCGCTATCTAAAAAAATTGGGGTTACAGATAACAACTTTAGCTTCAGGACAATAAATCCTACGCAGGATTATGTTGTTTACTATAAAGGAAATTATGCCGGAAGAATACAGGCAATTCAGCAGCTTATTCAGAAAGCAAAAAAAGACGAAATGCGTTTTGGAGATATTCGCCAGACTTTCATAGAGCGACCTATGGATGATCAGAATGTGAATATGAAGTTATCTTTATCAGTTTATAAGTAA